A single window of Channa argus isolate prfri chromosome 10, Channa argus male v1.0, whole genome shotgun sequence DNA harbors:
- the jakmip1 gene encoding early endosome antigen 1 isoform X7, translating into MQHSQRLDHRLQMLRGEVRAMTLEKERGEQVWKERLQRCQRQLKAKEDEMSRQSQYFENFKTQLQHKLTLAQDREQSLQSRIYTLEKQLLDMIVSAATGAAMISAVRITGGTMTFWKQQERLTTMRGEGEGEEERKEEKRKQWQPSVETERESGQDGDEGKSEKDTEGERNKDTRQSSDEARLQRFILSLQEDLRVLLEREEDGMTERKRLMEQLQGAQENSHFLGCQMEEMKAEMQRLKLSESSLLEEAEELREENHRLQQVLKEATNQIPSQSSQISESTCRSLGTSSPNCSTICPRSSNTTMTHSFVRGFGEVQGATSEGLAQTYSSAVPHVHHQDAAETVQKKTNDHSSSAKSDPVNLSACQGSRTNPNFQTLSLTTETIDEFKLGTLCSRGILNLEKNPSEESDALREAYRSMGLQKDLEALQEHSDSLEVALQHTQQLLQVMSEENIQLNLHLKKQAEEEAEAEQGSSREKIILLSSCNGADHPQPSSTPDNTILSLAQDDLALALNQENRALADRIQELLAHIELREEEVKKEETQLKEHISKLEEDRASLEQEKQEQGCLITELTRKTEDDLNTIMDLQQNLEESREQHNLKVHVGSLGDNVLNREELQLISGQQIADLTTASAPGSQHNNPSGLLQNSLQNTLQVSSLTDQVDQLIKSIQILKTDREELLGHLNCLREQQKEVALSVQIQTEEKQHLTRTIWGLKEEKDNISKSLAGLKQEREEFSKAVSALKNSRDNFIRSMSGLKEEKETLSGLEKEKQALMESLSSGKLEQDQILQSIQCLQRQNAQLGHEGLNLKQERDELTNSLKCLKENRDQFSYTLQEDCDKLKKSINSLREEKGQAEHSVSCLKQEEKQLRLEIQGLRVEKNSVHSAFISQTQTEERKQMQHLLNPNGADMTLVGIEEYDAEKCHIKNFKGNSTWKQSDLMREIEALGEQLKRSREELEETRAEVRELQSSLTGVVREKTDAQLVKTQIEEQYNILSAQLRAKSVALEELNSEYIALKQGQGSKNDLSGVLTSLWTRYNNIRAKYDALLKRKSHTDLDIAPLKAKLSCLVVKCQERNSLLVQMMKAMHRHGCMDSTLTQQVEQLLSDSALQDYTATFTPGKSVNTQNHSAGFKAGFISDLPHYSGGLPPDPSSPAILPSVNKGHQNGFSEPGVKCRDLKSENHTCTTRECTENLQYCSSEVTVEKSEKNANFSPVQELINIYDSPSPAAPLKEALNTNTTQLFHSACGSEKLEFHHPDMKGKFSPGFTNLTESSPSPSSPLSSQGSSPSRRLSSPEKIINLHKQLQKTLMSSYQAPMCRGREEQPRKSLLFSAPADLISGSQTSEQNIGFDNPHSNSSQVTTGHTTNIPVIKPTAINKSVTLFNAVGSRSAGVKLSPNVFTDNHNRTVTSKTTTFANSGSSHLPLATMPLNKAKSISSSGSMVSLPTTSTKQMTISDISDAPRPAATPLTLRATGLDLPLSIGSDTNPKNTASDRTASSMSAPPKVNIFNMTSKTDGAALSYDDFVFTASCTPTTHPSPENSETSARRSPAGLEKTKRARPKPEAPAEVSAVEVIRTVGQSSLMIGWERPPLDELGCSNGTFVYGYRVFIDGDFHKSVMSSACTKVTAPPVLNSCALSCSANTPKTQTAIHVLNVLLLCSTVYYGEC; encoded by the exons ATGCAACACTCTCAGAGGCTGGACCACAGACTACAAATGCTCAGGGGGGAAGTCAGGGCCATG ACTCTGGAGAAAGAGCGAGGGGAGCAGGTATGGAAAGAGCGACTGCAGCGTTGTCAGAGACAGTTAAAGGCCAAAGAAGATGAGATGAGTCGCCAGTCCCAGTACTTTGAGAACTTTAAAACCCAACTTCAGCACAAACTCACCCTGGCCCAGGACAGAGAGCAGAGCCTTCAGAGCCGGATCTACACTTTAGAGAAGCAGCTACTTGACATGATTGTAAGTGCAGCCACGGGGGCAGCAATGATCAGTGCAGTCAGAATCACTGGTGGGACCATGACATTTTGGAAACAACAAGAGAGACTGACTACCATGAGAGGAGAgggtgaaggagaagaagagagaaaggaagagaaaaggaagcAATGGCAGCCAAGTGTTGAAACTGAAAGAGAAAGCGGACAAGATGGCGATGAGGGAAAATCAGAGAAAGatacagaaggagaaagaaacaaagatacAAGACAGAGCTCAGATGAGGCCAGACTGCAACGCTTTATCCTGAGCCTACAGGAGGATCTCAGGGTGCTgttggagagagaggaggatgggATGACAGAACGAAAAAGACTTATGGAGCAGCTGCAGGGGGCCCAGGAAAACAGCCACTTCCTCGGCTGCCAAATGGAGGAGATGAAGGCAGAGATGCAGCGGCTGAAATTGTCTGAAAGCTCCCTACTGGAGGAGGCAGAAGAGCTCAGAGAGGAGAACCACAGACTCCAGCAGGTCCTCAAAGAAGCTACAAACCAAATACCAAGTCAGTCATCTCAAATCTCTGAGTCCACATGTCGGAGTCTTGGGACCAGCTCGCCAAACTGCAGTACTATTTGTCCTCGGTCCTCTAACACCACCATGACACATTCTTTTGTACGGGGCTTTGGAGAG GTACAGGGGGCTACTAGTGAGGGTCTAGCCCAGACATATTCATCCGCAGTTCCACATGTCCACCACCAGGATGCAGCGGAGACCGTTCAGAAAAAGACCAACGATCACTCCTCATCTGCCAAATCAGACCCCGTAAACCTCTCTGCCTGCCAAGGATCCAGGACCAACCCCAACTTCCAGACACTCTCCTTGACTACAGAGACAATAGATGAGTTTAAACTGGGAACCTTGTGCTCCAGGGGAATTTTAAACCTAGAGAAAAACCCCAGTGAGGAATCTGATGCCTTGAGGGAAGCTTATAGGAGCATGGGCTTACAAAAGGATCTTGAGGCCCTTCAAGAGCACAGTGACAGCCTAGAGGTTgccctgcagcacacacagcaaCTGCTGCAGGTAATGTCTGAGGAGAATATTCAGTTAAACTTACACCTCAAAAAACaggcagaagaagaagctgAGGCAGAACAAGGGTCTTCAAGAGAAAAG ATCATCTTACTGTCTAGCTGTAATGGAGCTGATCACCCTCAGCCCTCCTCTACTCCTGATAACACCATCCTTTCCCTTGCCCAGGATGATCTTGCCCTGGCCTTGAATCAGGAAAACCGGGCCTTGGCAGACCGGATTCAGGAGCTGCTGGCTCATATTGAGCTCAGAGAGGAGGAGGTCAAGAAGGAGGAAACACAGCTGAAGGAGCATATCTCTAAGTTAGAAGAAGACAGAGCCAGCCTGGAGCAGGAGAAACAGGAACAAGGCTGTCTAATCACAGAACTCACCAGGAAGACTGAGGATGATCTCAATACCATCATGGATCTACAGCAAAATTTAGAGGAGAGTAGAGAGCAGCACAACCTCAAAGTACATGTGGGCAGTTTGGGGGATAATGTGCTAAACAGAGAAGAACTGCAGTTGATTTCTGGTCAACAAATAGCTGATTTGACTACAGCTTCAGCTCCTGGTTCACAGCATAATAATCCAAGCGGTTTATTGCAAAACAGTCTACAAAACACTTTGCAGGTTAGTTCGCTGACTGATCAAGTGGACCAGCTGATCAAGTCTATCCAGATCCTCAAAACAGACCGAGAAGAGCTCCTGGGCCACTTAAATTGCCTCAGAGAGCAGCAGAAAGAAGTAGCTCTGTCAGTCCAGATacagacagaagagaagcaGCACTTAACTCGGACAATTTGGGGactgaaagaggagaaagacaacatCTCTAAGTCTCTTGCTGGTCTCAAACAAGAGAGAGAAGAGTTTAGTAAAGCAGTCTCTGCACTGAAGAATAGTAGAGATAACTTTATTAGGTCAATGAGTGgcctgaaagaggaaaaagagactTTGTCTGgtcttgaaaaagaaaaacaggcacTGATGGAATCTCTTTCAAGTGGAAAATTAGAGCAAGATCAAATTCTGCAATCAATACAATGTTTACAGAGACAGAATGCCCAGTTAGGCCACGAAGGGCTCAATTTAAAACAGGAGAGAGATGAACTAACCAATTCCCTTAAGTGTCTCAAAGAAAATAGAGACCAGTTTTCCTACACTTTACAAGAAGACTGCgacaagttaaaaaaatcaattaacagtttgagagaagaaaaaggacaAGCTGAACATTCAGTCAGCTGTTTAAAACAGGAGGAAAAGCAGCTAAGACTTGAAATTCAGGGGCTAAGAGTAGAAAAAAACAGTGTCCATTCTGCTTTTATcagccaaacacaaacagaggagaggaaacaaaTGCAGCATCTGTTGAATCCAAATGGTGCTGATATGACCCTAGTTGGGATAGAAGAATACGATGCAGAAAAATGCCAcattaaaaacttcaaaggaaACTCTACATGG AAGCAAAGTGATCTGATGAGAGAGATTGAAGCTTTGGGAGAACAATTAAAGAGGTCACGAGAGGAACTGGAAGAGACTCGAGCAGAG GTGAGGGAGCTGCAGAGCAGCCTGACAGGTGTGGTCAGAGAGAAGACCGATGCTCAGTTAGTAAAGACACAGATAGAGGAGCAATACAACATCCtctcagctcagctcagagCTAAG TCGGTGGCTCTGGAAGAGTTGAACTCTGAGTATATCGCTCTAAAACAAGGGCAGGGCAGCAAAAATGATCTGAGTGGTGTTCTCACGTCACTCTGGACCCGCTACAACAACATTAGAGCTAAG TATGATGCACTCTTGAAAAGGAAGAGCCATACAGATCTGGATATAGCTCCTTTGAAG GCCAAGCTGTCATGCCTGGTGGTGAAGTGTCAGGAGAGAAACAGCTTGTTGGTTCAGATGATGAAGGCCATGCACAGACATGGCTGCATGGACTCTACGCTCACACAGCAGGTCGAGCAACTGCTCAGTGACTCCGCTCTGCAAGACTACACTGCAACATTCACACCAGGAAAGAGCGTAAACACCCAGAATCACAGTGCTGGGTTTAAAGCAGGATTTATTTCCGATCTTCCACACTACAGTGGTGGATTGCCACCTGATCCGAGCTCCCCTGCTATATTACCATCGGTTAACAAAGGGCACCAAAATGGATTCAGTGAACCTGGAGTCAAATGCAGAGacttaaaaagtgaaaatcacACTTGCACTACCAGGGAATGTACAGAAAATCTTCAATACTGCAGCAGTGAAGTCACAGTGGAAAAATCTGAGAAAAATGCCAATTTTTCACCCGTGCAAGAGCTCATCAATATCTATGATTCACCATCACCTGCTGCTCCATTGAAAGAGGccttaaatacaaacacaacacag CTGTTTCACTCTGCCTGTGGTTCAGAGAAACTTGAATTTCATCATCCAGACATGAAAGGGAAATTTTCCCCAGGTTTCACCAACTTGACTGAATCCTCACCGAGTCCATCCTCCCCACTCTCCAGCCAAGGAAGCAGTCCAAGCAGGAGGCTGAGTAGTCCCGAAAAGATCATCAACTTGCATAAGCAACTGCAGAAAACTCTGATGAGCAGCTATCAG gCCCCAATGTGCAGGGGAAGAGAAGAGCAACCCAGGAAAAGTCTATTGTTTTCAGCTCCTGCAGACCTGATCTCAGGCTCTCAGACAAGTGAGCAGAACATTGGTTTTGATAATCCCCATTCCAACTCCTCCCAAGTCACCACAGGCCATACTACAAACATTCCTGTAATAAAACCTACTGCCATTAATAAGTCAGTAACACTTTTTAATGCAGTTGGCTCAAGATCTGCTGGTGTGAAACTCAGCCCTAATGTGTTTACTGACAATCACAACAGAACAGTTACATCTAAAACTACAACATTTGCTAATTCTGGCTCATCTCACCTTCCTTTGGCCACTATGCCACTTAACAAAGCCAAATCCATCTCAAGCAGTGGTTCTATGGTATCTTTACCCACAACATCGACAAAGCAAATGACTATTTCTGACATATCTGATGCACCACGTCCAGCTGCCACTCCTTTAACTCTGAGGGCCACTGGCTTGGACTTGCCTCTGTCAATAGGTTCTGACACAAATCCAAAAAACACTGCCTCAGACAGAACTGCCTCTAGCATGTCAGCACCCCCAAaggttaatatttttaatatgactTCAAAAACGGATGGTGCTGCCCTGTCATATGACGACTTTGTGTTCACTGCATCCTGCACTCCAACCACACATCCCTCTCCTGAGAACTCCGAAACATCTGCCAGAAGGTCTCCTGCTGGCCTAGAAAAGACCAAGAGAGCAAGACCTAAACCAG AAGCTCCAGCAGAGGTGAGTGCTGTTGAGGTCATTAGAACAGTGGGCCAGAGCAGCCTCATGATTGGCTGGGAGAGGCCTCCCCTCGATGAACTGGGCTGCAGTAACGGCACGTTTGTGTATGGATACAGG GTGTTCATTGACGGAGACTTCCACAAATCTGTCATGAGCTCAGCATGCACCAAGGTAACAGCTCCACCTGTACTTAACAGCTGTGCATTATCGTGTTCTGCTAACACTCCAAAAACCCAAACCGCAATTCATGTactgaatgttttattgttatgctCCACAGTGTATTATGGAGAATGTTGA
- the jakmip1 gene encoding uncharacterized protein jakmip1 isoform X1, which produces MQHSQRLDHRLQMLRGEVRAMTLEKERGEQVWKERLQRCQRQLKAKEDEMSRQSQYFENFKTQLQHKLTLAQDREQSLQSRIYTLEKQLLDMIVSAATGAAMISAVRITGGTMTFWKQQERLTTMRGEGEGEEERKEEKRKQWQPSVETERESGQDGDEGKSEKDTEGERNKDTRQSSDEARLQRFILSLQEDLRVLLEREEDGMTERKRLMEQLQGAQENSHFLGCQMEEMKAEMQRLKLSESSLLEEAEELREENHRLQQVLKEATNQIPSQSSQISESTCRSLGTSSPNCSTICPRSSNTTMTHSFVRGFGEVQGATSEGLAQTYSSAVPHVHHQDAAETVQKKTNDHSSSAKSDPVNLSACQGSRTNPNFQTLSLTTETIDEFKLGTLCSRGILNLEKNPSEESDALREAYRSMGLQKDLEALQEHSDSLEVALQHTQQLLQVMSEENIQLNLHLKKQAEEEAEAEQGSSREKIILLSSCNGADHPQPSSTPDNTILSLAQDDLALALNQENRALADRIQELLAHIELREEEVKKEETQLKEHISKLEEDRASLEQEKQEQGCLITELTRKTEDDLNTIMDLQQNLEESREQHNLKVHVGSLGDNVLNREELQLISGQQIADLTTASAPGSQHNNPSGLLQNSLQNTLQVSSLTDQVDQLIKSIQILKTDREELLGHLNCLREQQKEVALSVQIQTEEKQHLTRTIWGLKEEKDNISKSLAGLKQEREEFSKAVSALKNSRDNFIRSMSGLKEEKETLSGLEKEKQALMESLSSGKLEQDQILQSIQCLQRQNAQLGHEGLNLKQERDELTNSLKCLKENRDQFSYTLQEDCDKLKKSINSLREEKGQAEHSVSCLKQEEKQLRLEIQGLRVEKNSVHSAFISQTQTEERKQMQHLLNPNGADMTLVGIEEYDAEKCHIKNFKGNSTWKQSDLMREIEALGEQLKRSREELEETRAETKKLQSELCQSEARREEAEKKATQATEKGMRVIDLASQVEEIRTENASLTSQVRELQSSLTGVVREKTDAQLVKTQIEEQYNILSAQLRAKSVALEELNSEYIALKQGQGSKNDLSGVLTSLWTRYNNIRAKYDALLKRKSHTDLDIAPLKAKLSCLVVKCQERNSLLVQMMKAMHRHGCMDSTLTQQVEQLLSDSALQDYTATFTPGKSVNTQNHSAGFKAGFISDLPHYSGGLPPDPSSPAILPSVNKGHQNGFSEPGVKCRDLKSENHTCTTRECTENLQYCSSEVTVEKSEKNANFSPVQELINIYDSPSPAAPLKEALNTNTTQLFHSACGSEKLEFHHPDMKGKFSPGFTNLTESSPSPSSPLSSQGSSPSRRLSSPEKIINLHKQLQKTLMSSYQAPMCRGREEQPRKSLLFSAPADLISGSQTSEQNIGFDNPHSNSSQVTTGHTTNIPVIKPTAINKSVTLFNAVGSRSAGVKLSPNVFTDNHNRTVTSKTTTFANSGSSHLPLATMPLNKAKSISSSGSMVSLPTTSTKQMTISDISDAPRPAATPLTLRATGLDLPLSIGSDTNPKNTASDRTASSMSAPPKVNIFNMTSKTDGAALSYDDFVFTASCTPTTHPSPENSETSARRSPAGLEKTKRARPKPEAPAEVSAVEVIRTVGQSSLMIGWERPPLDELGCSNGTFVYGYRVFIDGDFHKSVMSSACTKVTAPPVLNSCALSCSANTPKTQTAIHVLNVLLLCSTVYYGEC; this is translated from the exons ATGCAACACTCTCAGAGGCTGGACCACAGACTACAAATGCTCAGGGGGGAAGTCAGGGCCATG ACTCTGGAGAAAGAGCGAGGGGAGCAGGTATGGAAAGAGCGACTGCAGCGTTGTCAGAGACAGTTAAAGGCCAAAGAAGATGAGATGAGTCGCCAGTCCCAGTACTTTGAGAACTTTAAAACCCAACTTCAGCACAAACTCACCCTGGCCCAGGACAGAGAGCAGAGCCTTCAGAGCCGGATCTACACTTTAGAGAAGCAGCTACTTGACATGATTGTAAGTGCAGCCACGGGGGCAGCAATGATCAGTGCAGTCAGAATCACTGGTGGGACCATGACATTTTGGAAACAACAAGAGAGACTGACTACCATGAGAGGAGAgggtgaaggagaagaagagagaaaggaagagaaaaggaagcAATGGCAGCCAAGTGTTGAAACTGAAAGAGAAAGCGGACAAGATGGCGATGAGGGAAAATCAGAGAAAGatacagaaggagaaagaaacaaagatacAAGACAGAGCTCAGATGAGGCCAGACTGCAACGCTTTATCCTGAGCCTACAGGAGGATCTCAGGGTGCTgttggagagagaggaggatgggATGACAGAACGAAAAAGACTTATGGAGCAGCTGCAGGGGGCCCAGGAAAACAGCCACTTCCTCGGCTGCCAAATGGAGGAGATGAAGGCAGAGATGCAGCGGCTGAAATTGTCTGAAAGCTCCCTACTGGAGGAGGCAGAAGAGCTCAGAGAGGAGAACCACAGACTCCAGCAGGTCCTCAAAGAAGCTACAAACCAAATACCAAGTCAGTCATCTCAAATCTCTGAGTCCACATGTCGGAGTCTTGGGACCAGCTCGCCAAACTGCAGTACTATTTGTCCTCGGTCCTCTAACACCACCATGACACATTCTTTTGTACGGGGCTTTGGAGAG GTACAGGGGGCTACTAGTGAGGGTCTAGCCCAGACATATTCATCCGCAGTTCCACATGTCCACCACCAGGATGCAGCGGAGACCGTTCAGAAAAAGACCAACGATCACTCCTCATCTGCCAAATCAGACCCCGTAAACCTCTCTGCCTGCCAAGGATCCAGGACCAACCCCAACTTCCAGACACTCTCCTTGACTACAGAGACAATAGATGAGTTTAAACTGGGAACCTTGTGCTCCAGGGGAATTTTAAACCTAGAGAAAAACCCCAGTGAGGAATCTGATGCCTTGAGGGAAGCTTATAGGAGCATGGGCTTACAAAAGGATCTTGAGGCCCTTCAAGAGCACAGTGACAGCCTAGAGGTTgccctgcagcacacacagcaaCTGCTGCAGGTAATGTCTGAGGAGAATATTCAGTTAAACTTACACCTCAAAAAACaggcagaagaagaagctgAGGCAGAACAAGGGTCTTCAAGAGAAAAG ATCATCTTACTGTCTAGCTGTAATGGAGCTGATCACCCTCAGCCCTCCTCTACTCCTGATAACACCATCCTTTCCCTTGCCCAGGATGATCTTGCCCTGGCCTTGAATCAGGAAAACCGGGCCTTGGCAGACCGGATTCAGGAGCTGCTGGCTCATATTGAGCTCAGAGAGGAGGAGGTCAAGAAGGAGGAAACACAGCTGAAGGAGCATATCTCTAAGTTAGAAGAAGACAGAGCCAGCCTGGAGCAGGAGAAACAGGAACAAGGCTGTCTAATCACAGAACTCACCAGGAAGACTGAGGATGATCTCAATACCATCATGGATCTACAGCAAAATTTAGAGGAGAGTAGAGAGCAGCACAACCTCAAAGTACATGTGGGCAGTTTGGGGGATAATGTGCTAAACAGAGAAGAACTGCAGTTGATTTCTGGTCAACAAATAGCTGATTTGACTACAGCTTCAGCTCCTGGTTCACAGCATAATAATCCAAGCGGTTTATTGCAAAACAGTCTACAAAACACTTTGCAGGTTAGTTCGCTGACTGATCAAGTGGACCAGCTGATCAAGTCTATCCAGATCCTCAAAACAGACCGAGAAGAGCTCCTGGGCCACTTAAATTGCCTCAGAGAGCAGCAGAAAGAAGTAGCTCTGTCAGTCCAGATacagacagaagagaagcaGCACTTAACTCGGACAATTTGGGGactgaaagaggagaaagacaacatCTCTAAGTCTCTTGCTGGTCTCAAACAAGAGAGAGAAGAGTTTAGTAAAGCAGTCTCTGCACTGAAGAATAGTAGAGATAACTTTATTAGGTCAATGAGTGgcctgaaagaggaaaaagagactTTGTCTGgtcttgaaaaagaaaaacaggcacTGATGGAATCTCTTTCAAGTGGAAAATTAGAGCAAGATCAAATTCTGCAATCAATACAATGTTTACAGAGACAGAATGCCCAGTTAGGCCACGAAGGGCTCAATTTAAAACAGGAGAGAGATGAACTAACCAATTCCCTTAAGTGTCTCAAAGAAAATAGAGACCAGTTTTCCTACACTTTACAAGAAGACTGCgacaagttaaaaaaatcaattaacagtttgagagaagaaaaaggacaAGCTGAACATTCAGTCAGCTGTTTAAAACAGGAGGAAAAGCAGCTAAGACTTGAAATTCAGGGGCTAAGAGTAGAAAAAAACAGTGTCCATTCTGCTTTTATcagccaaacacaaacagaggagaggaaacaaaTGCAGCATCTGTTGAATCCAAATGGTGCTGATATGACCCTAGTTGGGATAGAAGAATACGATGCAGAAAAATGCCAcattaaaaacttcaaaggaaACTCTACATGG AAGCAAAGTGATCTGATGAGAGAGATTGAAGCTTTGGGAGAACAATTAAAGAGGTCACGAGAGGAACTGGAAGAGACTCGAGCAGAG ACCAAGAAGTTGCAGAGTGAATTGTGTCAGTCAGAAGCCAGgagggaggaggcagagaagaagGCGACTCAAGCAACTGAAAAAGGAATGAGAGTGATTGATTTAGCCAGTCAAGTAGAAGAAATCAGAACGGAAAATGCGAGCCTCACCAGCCAG GTGAGGGAGCTGCAGAGCAGCCTGACAGGTGTGGTCAGAGAGAAGACCGATGCTCAGTTAGTAAAGACACAGATAGAGGAGCAATACAACATCCtctcagctcagctcagagCTAAG TCGGTGGCTCTGGAAGAGTTGAACTCTGAGTATATCGCTCTAAAACAAGGGCAGGGCAGCAAAAATGATCTGAGTGGTGTTCTCACGTCACTCTGGACCCGCTACAACAACATTAGAGCTAAG TATGATGCACTCTTGAAAAGGAAGAGCCATACAGATCTGGATATAGCTCCTTTGAAG GCCAAGCTGTCATGCCTGGTGGTGAAGTGTCAGGAGAGAAACAGCTTGTTGGTTCAGATGATGAAGGCCATGCACAGACATGGCTGCATGGACTCTACGCTCACACAGCAGGTCGAGCAACTGCTCAGTGACTCCGCTCTGCAAGACTACACTGCAACATTCACACCAGGAAAGAGCGTAAACACCCAGAATCACAGTGCTGGGTTTAAAGCAGGATTTATTTCCGATCTTCCACACTACAGTGGTGGATTGCCACCTGATCCGAGCTCCCCTGCTATATTACCATCGGTTAACAAAGGGCACCAAAATGGATTCAGTGAACCTGGAGTCAAATGCAGAGacttaaaaagtgaaaatcacACTTGCACTACCAGGGAATGTACAGAAAATCTTCAATACTGCAGCAGTGAAGTCACAGTGGAAAAATCTGAGAAAAATGCCAATTTTTCACCCGTGCAAGAGCTCATCAATATCTATGATTCACCATCACCTGCTGCTCCATTGAAAGAGGccttaaatacaaacacaacacag CTGTTTCACTCTGCCTGTGGTTCAGAGAAACTTGAATTTCATCATCCAGACATGAAAGGGAAATTTTCCCCAGGTTTCACCAACTTGACTGAATCCTCACCGAGTCCATCCTCCCCACTCTCCAGCCAAGGAAGCAGTCCAAGCAGGAGGCTGAGTAGTCCCGAAAAGATCATCAACTTGCATAAGCAACTGCAGAAAACTCTGATGAGCAGCTATCAG gCCCCAATGTGCAGGGGAAGAGAAGAGCAACCCAGGAAAAGTCTATTGTTTTCAGCTCCTGCAGACCTGATCTCAGGCTCTCAGACAAGTGAGCAGAACATTGGTTTTGATAATCCCCATTCCAACTCCTCCCAAGTCACCACAGGCCATACTACAAACATTCCTGTAATAAAACCTACTGCCATTAATAAGTCAGTAACACTTTTTAATGCAGTTGGCTCAAGATCTGCTGGTGTGAAACTCAGCCCTAATGTGTTTACTGACAATCACAACAGAACAGTTACATCTAAAACTACAACATTTGCTAATTCTGGCTCATCTCACCTTCCTTTGGCCACTATGCCACTTAACAAAGCCAAATCCATCTCAAGCAGTGGTTCTATGGTATCTTTACCCACAACATCGACAAAGCAAATGACTATTTCTGACATATCTGATGCACCACGTCCAGCTGCCACTCCTTTAACTCTGAGGGCCACTGGCTTGGACTTGCCTCTGTCAATAGGTTCTGACACAAATCCAAAAAACACTGCCTCAGACAGAACTGCCTCTAGCATGTCAGCACCCCCAAaggttaatatttttaatatgactTCAAAAACGGATGGTGCTGCCCTGTCATATGACGACTTTGTGTTCACTGCATCCTGCACTCCAACCACACATCCCTCTCCTGAGAACTCCGAAACATCTGCCAGAAGGTCTCCTGCTGGCCTAGAAAAGACCAAGAGAGCAAGACCTAAACCAG AAGCTCCAGCAGAGGTGAGTGCTGTTGAGGTCATTAGAACAGTGGGCCAGAGCAGCCTCATGATTGGCTGGGAGAGGCCTCCCCTCGATGAACTGGGCTGCAGTAACGGCACGTTTGTGTATGGATACAGG GTGTTCATTGACGGAGACTTCCACAAATCTGTCATGAGCTCAGCATGCACCAAGGTAACAGCTCCACCTGTACTTAACAGCTGTGCATTATCGTGTTCTGCTAACACTCCAAAAACCCAAACCGCAATTCATGTactgaatgttttattgttatgctCCACAGTGTATTATGGAGAATGTTGA